DNA sequence from the Cucumis melo cultivar AY chromosome 6, USDA_Cmelo_AY_1.0, whole genome shotgun sequence genome:
ACGTCGAAGCCGCGTCGCCAGCCATCGTCGTCTGCATCCGAGCCGCGAACGCGTCTGCAAATCcgagccgcgaacgcgcctacacccgagccgtatcgaagccgcgaacgcgcccgcctccagccgacgaacgaacccgaacccggaaccgcccgCGCGCTCGAACCTGGaaccgcccgcgcgcccgaacccggaaccgaaCCCGCGCCCGTGCCACACGTGCCTGACTCTCCCGCGTGCAAGCGCGCCGCGCCGTGtgttccgcgtagccgagccgcgtcccctccctgtagcaagccgagccgcacgcgaagtccccataccgagccgagccgcgtctgcaccaagccgagccggtcctgccttcttccagccgagccgccaagcctgttttggctccttccacctaaatttttggtaatttccaaattccctagcctgcccagtaattaaatgagttaatttggaaatttaattaatttaattactttcctcaagaagcaaattggaccaaatagctgctgcagcttaggacttcctcagtaggaactcatctagcaacatctcgaggtaagagatttctactactagccccatgtgagaatctgatgttgcatgttccttcagtgacatacgatgatggttgggcttacgatgtatgataatattttatcatgatctgacgaatgacatggccatactttggcataatattatggtaatgagaaccctcgaaccatatgtgactgtatgggaagactgatggacttatgatgtatgtgactgtatgataagactgatggacttatgatgtatgtgactgtatgataagactgatggacttacgACGTATGTGACTGTATAATGAGAACTATTAGTGACTGTTTGATGATAGCTGTAGTGGGGGATGAGATGGTGGTTATTTTCTGATGATAATTTGATGACGTATGCATATGTATGTTGGGATTggggtatctgttaacttctcctatctgagtcgtacctgcatgggtgtccttcgggatcaccacctatttaggactgttaggctcgacggggcgccagtccagcatgactatagatatgactcgagcgactcgacggggtcctcgcatcccgacggtcctaagtgtcccctggacaccgaagaccagagttaagTCCCCACggggcgcatgttgcacgtgttcgggagcgtgccagagattgggtactagtttcaggactcgataggaatgttaacaggcacctagtgggactagtagtgggtcccttactgagtatttttatactcattctcttcgttttatgttttcaggtagaggacgaggcaagggcaagggcaagctggcgagcgacgtgaagtgaccgtggcgagccataggggttttcctgcttccgcacatgttttactttacagttaaattcatgtttcggctttctgcatgtttactttggttatttttgtagatagggcccgcttagggattttaaacttaactcgtatttctacatgttactttaactatctttcataaatacatttgctagatttctttgcatttatttacaccggattttatgacttaaacactgatcctagattcagtaaccacttcgattcagcataaagagtcgggtcgttacagttggtatcagagcgcagtgttttaggtcctgtagactgacttatgatgtaagtcattttgttttgatttttacctcaccctatggctatacggtccttcgtcactcgccaggtatgcctaaagctttacaaatattaagatTATAATGTTGCCTGATTAGATTAGACTTAGAGTGAGAATATGGAGTTCTAGTGGTGAAaaatttgttggtgaattttaggaagaatgccgccacgtagaggtgcacgccgaggaggtggcaggggaggcagaggagccggtcgtggccaaccggcggagcaacctgccgcgccgccagtcaaccccgacgtaccagtcaaccctaatgcaccggtcactcaggcggatctcgccgcaatggagcagcgttaccaggccatgctgcaagctgctctagcgccgttcctcgctgctcagcagaaccaggccgcccctgttcaggaccagcctgtagtccctccagcccctgttcaggaccagcccgtcatccctccagccccggtggaagcccagccggtgccagtacaactgtcagctgaggccaagcacttgagggattttaggaagtacaacccgaagactttcgacggatccttggacaacccctttagagcccagctgtggttgacatccatagagacgatcttcaggtacatgaagtgcccagaagaccagaaggtgcagtgtgcagctttctgtttggaggatagggggactgcctggtgggagactgctgagagggcgctgggaggagatgccagcaagatcacatgggagcaattcagggagagcttttatgctaagttcttctctgccaacgtgaagcacgccaagctccaagaattcctaaacttggagcaaggcaaactgagcgtggaacagtatgatgccgagttcgacctgttgtcccgttttgcccctgatgtggtaagggatgaggccgccaggactgagagatttgttaatggcctcaggttagacctccagggttttgtacgagctcttcgaccaaccactcatgcggatgctctacgcatagcactggatctgagcctgcatgagagagctggtcaatctaaggttgtcggcacagggtcagcctcgggacagaagaggaaggcggaGGCGCAGCCCGACGTAGTACCACAGCAGACtccgaggtcaggaggtgtcttccagagacaccgtcgggagctggcagcagctgggagaactttgagagagctacccacttgtactacctgtgggaaggtccatggaggacaatgtttagctgggagtggagtctgcttcaggtgcaggcagccggggcacactgctgatgcgtgtcctcggaaacccttagaGACGACGCCACGTCAGCCTTCTGCtccccagcaggggagagtctttgccacgaaccggcaggaggccgagcgagctagtacggtggtgacaggtacgctcccaatcttggggcattatgctttggtactatttgactcggggtcatcgcattcatttatatcctctatttttgtcaagcatgcgggtttagaagtagaaccgttgggtagtgccttgtctgtctctactccttctggagaggtccttttgtctaaggaaaaaataagggCATGTTGGGTAGAAATAGCAAACCATACCTTGAACGTAACTTTACTGGTGCTAGATATGCAAGATTTCGATgtaattttaggcatggattggttgtcaactaaccatgcaaccatagactgttttaataaggaagtagtctttaaccctccttccggggataagtttaagtttagaggagcaggcatggtaggtatacccaaggtcatctcagcaatgaaggcgagtaagctacttagccagggtacttggggtatcttggcGAACGTAGTAGATATGGcagaaccagaagtttccctatcttccgaaccagtagtaagggagtaccctgacgttttccccgacgaactcccaggacttccgcctcccagggaggtagacttcgccattgagttagagcccggcaccgcccctatctctagagctccttacagaatggctccagctgagctaaaggagttgaaggtccagttacaggagttgctggacaaaggcttcatccggcccagtgtatcaccttggggagccccagtgttgttcgtgaagaagaaggatgggtcgatgcgcctttgcattgactaccgagaattgaacaaggtgacagttaagaaccgctaccccttaCCCAGAATCGAGGACCTgttcgaccagttacagggggccaccgtcttttccaagatcgacctgcgatcaggctatcaccagttgaggattagggacggtgatattcccaagacggcctttcgttcgaggtacggacactacgaattcatagtgatgtcctttggtttaactaatgcccctgcagtgttcatggatttgatgaacagggtgtttaaggactttctagaccaattcgtcatagtcttcattgacgatatcttgatctattccaagactgaggccgaacacgaag
Encoded proteins:
- the LOC127149935 gene encoding uncharacterized protein LOC127149935, which produces MPPRRGARRGGGRGGRGAGRGQPAEQPAAPPVNPDVPVNPNAPVTQADLAAMEQRYQAMLQAALAPFLAAQQNQAAPVQDQPVVPPAPVQDQPVIPPAPVEAQPVPVQLSAEAKHLRDFRKYNPKTFDGSLDNPFRAQLWLTSIETIFRYMKCPEDQKVQCAAFCLEDRGTAWWETAERALGGDASKITWEQFRESFYAKFFSANVKHAKLQEFLNLEQGKLSVEQYDAEFDLLSRFAPDVVRDEAARTERFVNGLRLDLQGFVRALRPTTHADALRIALDLSLHERAGQSKVVGTGSASGQKRKAEAQPDVVPQQTPRSGGVFQRHRRELAAAGRTLRELPTCTTCGKVHGGQCLAGSGVCFRCRQPGHTADACPRKPLETTPRQPSAPQQGRVFATNRQEAERASTVVTGTLPILGHYALVLFDSGSSHSFISSIFVKHAGLEVEPLGSALSVSTPSGEVLLSKEKIRACWVEIANHTLNVTLLVLDMQDFDLRERRNLVKILEKFEREG